In the Styela clava chromosome 8, kaStyClav1.hap1.2, whole genome shotgun sequence genome, one interval contains:
- the LOC120345508 gene encoding sodium-coupled monocarboxylate transporter 1-like isoform X2, translated as MTEKRTFAAADYVVFGLMLGISALIGIFYAIKDRRSKAGTEGYLMAGRSMHYIPVALSLTVSFMSAITVLGTPAEVYIYGTMYWWFVLVFLVVAIITSQLYIPTFYRLGISSTYEYLERRFNRAVRLLGTVTYIVQNIMYIGIVIYAPALALNEVTGFDLWLAVMSTGIVCTFYTTLGGLKAVIWTDVFQGTIMCAGFLAVIIRGSIIEGGFDVIWEKCYNAGRVDFIQFEGDYRIRHTFWSIFCGGTITWLGVYAVSQSQVQRYLCCRSARQGSYALFLNVFGLFVIISLACMCGMVMYAFYSDCDPLGQGCVSASDQLLPYLVMDILQDFPGIPGLFVSCVFSGSLSTVSSGINAMATVTIEDFIKPVTKWKPNTYTWTSKGLVLLYGGLCIGMAALASTLGEVLQAALSILGLVGGPLVGLFTLGLIFPFANSIGAFVGLLFGLFCSSWVYIGSRSYPPAPEYTRKLPFDNSGCAPVCYWQELPNATTASYDVTQTMTYTNATTAANAEYPPIADFYAMSYLYLSTFGMLGTIVVGLILSLITCGWRDRKNVDPNLLAPFFDNWIFKWIPEKFRYILRCCVMERDDDYHEKVQSMATMATFAENGLSAISLKVKYDHREYPEKREPTEKEIDDDFLVMN; from the exons atgacagaaaaacgAACCTTCGCAGCTGCTGATTATGTAGTGTTTGGACTAATGCTGGGAATATCCGCACTTATTGGGATATTTTATGCAATCAAGGATCGTCGATCGAAAGCAGGAACGGAGGGTTATCTCATGGCTGGCAG GTCAATGCACTATATTCCCGTCGCTTTATCGTTGACTGTAAGTTTCATGTCTGCCATCACTGTACTTGGAACACCAgctgaagtatatatatatggaacgATGTATTGGTG GTTCGTTCTTGTATTTCTTGTAGTTGCAATAATCACATCTCAGCTGTATATTCCAACATTTTATCGACTTGGAATTTCAAGCACATACGAG TATCTTGAACGAAGATTCAACAGAGCTGTAAGATTGCTTGGAACAGTAACGTACATTGTTCAAAACATTATGTATATTGGGATCGTAATATACGCGCCTGCACTTGCTTTGAATGAAG TTACCGGATTCGATCTATGGCTGGCTGTGATGTCAACTGGGATTGTCTGCACATTCTACACTACATTg GGTGGTTTAAAAGCTGTGATATGGACAGATGTGTTTCAAGGCACCATTATGTGTGCAGGATTTTTAGCAGTTATTATTCGAGGAAGCATAATCGAAGGAGGATTCGATGTTATTTGGGAAAAGTGTTACAACGCTGGAAGAGTTGATTTTATTCA GTTTGAAGGAGATTACAGGATCAGACACACATTTTGGAGTATTTTTTGTGGTGGCACAATCACGTGGTTAGGTGTGTACGCGGTCAGCCAATCACAAGTTCAAAGATATTTATGTTGTAGATCTGCCCGACAAGGAAGCTA CGCTTTATTCCTCAATGTATTCGGGTTGTTCGTCATCATAAGTTTAGCATGTATGTGCGGAATGGTGATGTATGCTTTCTACAGCGATTGTGATCCACTGGGACAAGGCTGTGTTTCTGCCTCTGATCAG tTACTTCCATATCTCGTGATGGATATTCTGCAAGATTTTCCCGGAATTCCTGGACTGTTTGTATCATGCGTCTTTTCAGGAAGTTTGAG CACTGTATCATCAGGAATCAACGCAATGGCTACAGTTACTATTGAAGATTTTATCAAACCCGTGACAAAATGGAAACCAAATACTTATACATGGACATCTAAAG GCCTGGTCCTTCTTTACGGTGGCTTGTGCATTGGAATGGCGGCTCTCGCATCAACTTTAGGTGAAGTACTTCAAGCAGCTCTCAGCATTCTTGGATTGGTGGGAGGTCCTCTCGTTGGACTTTTTACGTTGGGATTAATCTTTCCGTTCGCAAATTCTATA GGTGCTTTTGTCGGTTTACTGTTCGGACTTTTTTGCTCTTCGTGGGTTTACATTGGTAGCAGATCTTATCCACCTGCACCAGAGTATACTAGGAAATTACCTTTTGACAACAGTGGATGCGCTCCGGTATGCTATTGGCAGGAACTGCCTAATGCAACTACCGCTTCTTATGACGTCACTCAAACAATGACGTATACGAATGCTACAACTGCTGCTAATGCGGAATATCCTCCGATTGCTGATTTCTATGCAATGTCGTATTTATATTTGAGTACGTTTGGAATGCTGGGAACGATAGTTGTTGGACTAATTTTAAGTTTAATAACAT GTGGATGGAGAGATCGCAAAAACGTCGATCCAAATCTACTAGCTCCGTTTTTTGATAACTGGATATTTAAATGGATTCCAGAAAAATTCCGTTACATTTTGAGATGCTGTGTAATGGAACGAGACGACGACTACCACGAAAAAGTCCAAAGTATGGCAACAATGGCAACTTTTGCAGAG aaCGGACTTTCTGCAATTTCACTCAAAGTAAAATACGATCACAGGGAATATCCAGAAAAGAGAGAACCGACAGAAAAGGAAATTGACGATGACTTTTTAGTGATGAATTAA
- the LOC120345508 gene encoding sodium-coupled monocarboxylate transporter 1-like isoform X1, with translation MTEKRTFAAADYVVFGLMLGISALIGIFYAIKDRRSKAGTEGYLMAGRSMHYIPVALSLTVSFMSAITVLGTPAEVYIYGTMYWWFVLVFLVVAIITSQLYIPTFYRLGISSTYEYLERRFNRAVRLLGTVTYIVQNIMYIGIVIYAPALALNEVTGFDLWLAVMSTGIVCTFYTTLGGLKAVIWTDVFQGTIMCAGFLAVIIRGSIIEGGFDVIWEKCYNAGRVDFIQFEGDYRIRHTFWSIFCGGTITWLGVYAVSQSQVQRYLCCRSARQGSYALFLNVFGLFVIISLACMCGMVMYAFYSDCDPLGQGCVSASDQLLPYLVMDILQDFPGIPGLFVSCVFSGSLSTVSSGINAMATVTIEDFIKPVTKWKPNTYTWTSKGLVLLYGGLCIGMAALASTLGEVLQAALSILGLVGGPLVGLFTLGLIFPFANSIGAFVGLLFGLFCSSWVYIGSRSYPPAPEYTRKLPFDNSGCAPVCYWQELPNATTASYDVTQTMTYTNATTAANAEYPPIADFYAMSYLYLSTFGMLGTIVVGLILSLITCGWRDRKNVDPNLLAPFFDNWIFKWIPEKFRYILRCCVMERDDDYHEKVQSMATMATFAEISPLVASESDARSSQNGLSAISLKVKYDHREYPEKREPTEKEIDDDFLVMN, from the exons atgacagaaaaacgAACCTTCGCAGCTGCTGATTATGTAGTGTTTGGACTAATGCTGGGAATATCCGCACTTATTGGGATATTTTATGCAATCAAGGATCGTCGATCGAAAGCAGGAACGGAGGGTTATCTCATGGCTGGCAG GTCAATGCACTATATTCCCGTCGCTTTATCGTTGACTGTAAGTTTCATGTCTGCCATCACTGTACTTGGAACACCAgctgaagtatatatatatggaacgATGTATTGGTG GTTCGTTCTTGTATTTCTTGTAGTTGCAATAATCACATCTCAGCTGTATATTCCAACATTTTATCGACTTGGAATTTCAAGCACATACGAG TATCTTGAACGAAGATTCAACAGAGCTGTAAGATTGCTTGGAACAGTAACGTACATTGTTCAAAACATTATGTATATTGGGATCGTAATATACGCGCCTGCACTTGCTTTGAATGAAG TTACCGGATTCGATCTATGGCTGGCTGTGATGTCAACTGGGATTGTCTGCACATTCTACACTACATTg GGTGGTTTAAAAGCTGTGATATGGACAGATGTGTTTCAAGGCACCATTATGTGTGCAGGATTTTTAGCAGTTATTATTCGAGGAAGCATAATCGAAGGAGGATTCGATGTTATTTGGGAAAAGTGTTACAACGCTGGAAGAGTTGATTTTATTCA GTTTGAAGGAGATTACAGGATCAGACACACATTTTGGAGTATTTTTTGTGGTGGCACAATCACGTGGTTAGGTGTGTACGCGGTCAGCCAATCACAAGTTCAAAGATATTTATGTTGTAGATCTGCCCGACAAGGAAGCTA CGCTTTATTCCTCAATGTATTCGGGTTGTTCGTCATCATAAGTTTAGCATGTATGTGCGGAATGGTGATGTATGCTTTCTACAGCGATTGTGATCCACTGGGACAAGGCTGTGTTTCTGCCTCTGATCAG tTACTTCCATATCTCGTGATGGATATTCTGCAAGATTTTCCCGGAATTCCTGGACTGTTTGTATCATGCGTCTTTTCAGGAAGTTTGAG CACTGTATCATCAGGAATCAACGCAATGGCTACAGTTACTATTGAAGATTTTATCAAACCCGTGACAAAATGGAAACCAAATACTTATACATGGACATCTAAAG GCCTGGTCCTTCTTTACGGTGGCTTGTGCATTGGAATGGCGGCTCTCGCATCAACTTTAGGTGAAGTACTTCAAGCAGCTCTCAGCATTCTTGGATTGGTGGGAGGTCCTCTCGTTGGACTTTTTACGTTGGGATTAATCTTTCCGTTCGCAAATTCTATA GGTGCTTTTGTCGGTTTACTGTTCGGACTTTTTTGCTCTTCGTGGGTTTACATTGGTAGCAGATCTTATCCACCTGCACCAGAGTATACTAGGAAATTACCTTTTGACAACAGTGGATGCGCTCCGGTATGCTATTGGCAGGAACTGCCTAATGCAACTACCGCTTCTTATGACGTCACTCAAACAATGACGTATACGAATGCTACAACTGCTGCTAATGCGGAATATCCTCCGATTGCTGATTTCTATGCAATGTCGTATTTATATTTGAGTACGTTTGGAATGCTGGGAACGATAGTTGTTGGACTAATTTTAAGTTTAATAACAT GTGGATGGAGAGATCGCAAAAACGTCGATCCAAATCTACTAGCTCCGTTTTTTGATAACTGGATATTTAAATGGATTCCAGAAAAATTCCGTTACATTTTGAGATGCTGTGTAATGGAACGAGACGACGACTACCACGAAAAAGTCCAAAGTATGGCAACAATGGCAACTTTTGCAGAG ATTTCGCCTTTGGTGGCATCCGAGAGTGATGCTCGAAGTAGTCAG aaCGGACTTTCTGCAATTTCACTCAAAGTAAAATACGATCACAGGGAATATCCAGAAAAGAGAGAACCGACAGAAAAGGAAATTGACGATGACTTTTTAGTGATGAATTAA
- the LOC120345510 gene encoding sodium-coupled monocarboxylate transporter 1-like, whose translation MEKRTFAAADYAVFGLMLALSAAIGIFYAIKDRRSKDGTEGYLLAGRSMSIWPVAASLTVSFMSAITVLGTPAEMYWFGTMFWWLLLVFIIVAIVVSQVYIPLFYTLGITSTYEYLEMRFNRPVRILGTFCYLIQNVLYMGIVIYGPALALNEVTGFDLWMAVFTTGLVCTFYTTLGGLKAVLWTDVFQGIVMCAGFIAVIIKGSELEGGFGNVWRKCEEGGRIDFLRFDTDLRIRHSFWSMVLGGAVLWVSVYGVNQSQVQRYLCCKSVKRASQALYLNVAGLYIVVSLACMTGLVIYARYSACDPINQGCVDKKDQLFPYLVMDILHDYPGVPGLFVACVFSGSLSTVSSGINAMATVTIEDLIKPFAKWSERTYMWVTKGLVILFGLCSIGVAVLASYLGGILQAAYSILGMIGGPLIGLFTLGVYIPFCNSIGAFTGLVGGVVMTTWMYIGSQSYKAGPEFTRELPRNTTNCPAYCNTIIGSENSINATTMRMEVSTATNYIYNTTAFDNTEVEEPAIAEFYKISYHYVTCIGMACTVILGMIVGLMSCGWRQRVTVDPNLMAPFFDHKMFCWIPEKVRYYLRFCVKGKVPPKPEQELYDISRGVYTENSLANVTASPNGGYENQIRMDE comes from the exons ATGGAAAAACGAACTTTTGCTGCTGCCGATTATGCGGTTTTTGGTTTAATGTTGGCATTATCTGCTGCTATCggaatattttatgcaattaAAGATAGAAGATCGAAAGATGGTACAGAAGGATATTTACTTGCAGGCAG ATCGATGAGCATTTGGCCAGTTGCTGCTTCGCTTACCGTGAGTTTTATGTCTGCAATTACAGTGCTTGGTACTCCAGCTGAAATGTATTGGTTCGGAACAATGTTTTGGTg GCTGCTCCTTGTTTTTATCATTGTTGCCATCGTTGTTTCACAAGTATATATTCCATTATTTTATACTCTTGGGATAACAAGTACATACGAA tattTGGAAATGAGATTCAACAGGCCAGTTCGCATTCTGGGGACATTTTGCTATcttattcaaaatgttttatacATGGGAATTGTTATATACGGACCAGCACTGGCGCTTAATGAAG TTACCGGATTTGATCTATGGATGGCGGTATTTACGACAGGACTTGTTTGCACCTTCTACACGACTTTG GGAGGCCTAAAAGCAGTTTTATGGACGGATGTATTTCAAGGTATCGTGATGTGTGCTGGATTTATTGCTGTTATTATAAAAGGAAGTGAATTGGAAGGTGGATTCGGTAATGTCTGGAGAAAATGTGAAGAAGGTGGAAGAATTGACTTTCTACG TTTCGACACAGACCTGCGCATCCGACATTCATTTTGGAGCATGGTGCTCGGTGGCGCCGTCTTGTGGGTCAGTGTGTATGGTGTTAATCAATCTCAAGTTCAACGTTATTTATGCTGCAAATCTGTTAAACGAGCATCCCA AGCACTATATCTTAACGTTGCTGGACTATATATTGTCGTCAGCCTCGCTTGTATGACTGGACTCGTAATATATGCTCGATATTCAGCATGTGATCCAATAAATCAAGGGTGTGTTGATAAAAAAGATCAG cTTTTCCCATATCTTGTTATGGATATTCTTCATGATTATCCAGGCGTTCCGGGATTATTTGTTGCTTGTGTATTTTCTGGAAGCTTGAG caCCGTATCGTCGGGAATCAATGCAATGGCAACTGTAACAATAGAAGATTTAATCAAACCTTTCGCAAAGTGGAGTGAGAGAACATACATGTGGGTTACAAAAG GATTAGTCATTCTTTTCGGCTTGTGCAGTATCGGTGTAGCAGTACTGGCATCCTATCTTGGAGGAATCTTACAAGCTGCATACAGTATCTTGGGTATGATCGGTGGCCCTTTGATTGGATTATTCACGCTTGGAGTTTACATTCCATTCTGCAATTCAATT GGTGCATTCACAGGCCTTGTTGGAGGGGTAGTAATGACAACATGGATGTATATTGGAAGTCAATCTTATAAAGCAGGGCCAGAGTTCACAAGAGAATTGCCACGAAATACTACCAATTGCCCTGCATATTGCAACACAATCATTGGATCGGAGAATAGTATAAATGCAACAACAATGCGGATGGAAGTATCAACAGCCACAAATTATATCTATAACACAACCGCTTTTGACAACACTGAGGTCGAAGAACCGGCGATTGCGGAATTCTACAAAATTTCTTATCATTACGTAACATGTATTGGAATGGCGTGTACAGTGATTCTCGGAATGATTGTTGGACTCATGTCTT GTGGTTGGCGCCAACGAGTAACCGTTGATCCAAATCTGATGGCTCCATTTTTTGATCACAAGATGTTCTGTTGGATACCTGAAAAAGTTCGATACTATTTAAGGTTCTGTGTTAAAGGTAAAGTTCCACCAAAACCCGAGCAAGAACTTTATGATATATCACGTGGAGTTTACACAGAG AATTCACTGGCGAATGTCACCGCTTCACCCAACGGCGGATACGAAAACCAAATTCGTATGGACGAATGA